Genomic window (Verrucomicrobiota bacterium):
AGTCGGCTGCGCGGCAAACTCACCCGACCGCACCGGATTGGCCGCGTGCCGCAGATTCCAAATCTGCGATAGGGCAGAGTGCAACTTTGCGCTACGTGGATTGAGATTACGATTAGGACTCTACCGCAGGAGCGGTTTGGTTGGCAGTTTGCCTAGCCGCTCCAGCAGCTTGGCATGGATTCCGCCGAAGCCCCCGTTGCTGAACACGCAGACCACGTCGCCGCCCTGAGCGCCTTTCGCCACGTGGTTCACAATCGCTTCCACGTCGGACAGGTAAACCGTGGCTTTGCCTTTCGCGCACAAATCCTGGATGAGCTGTTCCGGGTTCAAACGTTCATTCGGGGAAAGCATTTCCAGCCGGGCGACCTGCGAAACCACCACGGCGTCGGCATCGGCAAACGCGTGCACCAAGTCGGACTGAAACACGTTGCGGCGAGTCGTATTGGAGCGCGGCTCGAACACGGCCCAAATCTTCTGCCCGGCATACTTCAGGCGCAAGGCGCGGAGCGTTTCCCGAATCGCCGTCGGATGGTGCCCAAAGTCGTCGATCACGGTGATGCCCGCGCTGATGCCGCGCACTTCCATGCGGCGTTTGACGCCGCGGAAGGTGTCGAAGGCGGTTTGAATTTGCGAATTCTTCAAGCCGTAATGTTTGGCGCACGCGACGACGGCGAGCGCATTGCGAACGTTGAACTCGCCGATCAAGTTGAGATGGAACTTGAAGCTGGGGATTTCAAACTGGCTGGCGGTAGCTCCAAGCCGGAGGTTGAAGGCGTGAACACTGTTTTCTTCGCCCAGGCCGAAGCGTTTCACCGGGCAATGGTTCACGTGGAGCAGGGGAGCGAGATTCGGATCGTCGCCGTTGCCCAGCAACAATCCGTTGCGCGGAACCAGGTTGATGAGCCGCTTGAACGAGGTCTGAATCGCCGCGAGATTCTCGAAAATGTCGGCGTGGTCGAATTCAAGATTGTTCAGGATCGCGACTTCGGGCAGGTAATGGACGAACTTGCTGCGCTTGTCGAAGAAGGCGGTGTCGTATTCGTCGCCCTCGACAATGAACCACTCGCTGTCCGTGAACCGCGCGCCCTGGCCGAGATTGTTGGAGATGCCGCCAATGAGAAAGCTCGGACGGAAACCGTTCGATTCGAACACCCACGTCAACAGCGCGGTGGTGGTCGTTTTGCCATGCGTGCCGGCGACGACGATAGATCGCTTGCCGCGCAGGAAGAATTCCTTGAGCAGCTCCGGCAACGAGCAGTAACGCATCTTGTGATCCAGCACCGCTTCCACTTCCGGATTTCCGCGCGAGAGCGCGTTGCCGATTACGACCAGATCCGGTTTGTGCTTCAGATTGGCTTCCGAGTATCCCGCGATGACCTCGATTTTCTTCTCGGCCAGAAAGATGGACATCGGCGGATAAACATTCTGATCGGAGCCGGAAACTTGAAAGCCCTTCTCCTGCATCGCGGCGGCCACGGAAGCCATCGCGGTTCCGCCGATTCCGGAAAAATGAACGGATCTAACGCCTGAAAACATGGCGCGATGATGGAGAAATCTCGGGCCGACGAAAACTCAAAAGCGACTGGAATAATTAACCCCTCAGTTACGTCCAGAAGGTGGGCGAGGCTCCCGCCGAGCCTTTCCTCGATGGCATTGCCTCACCCCACCGCCGTTAACAGAGGGTTACAAGGAAGGATTACGCCGCTACCCGGTCCAGGTACCGCTTAAGGCTGTCGAGGAAGATCTTGAGCGCGCTCGCAGAATTCGCCGCCTCAAAGTCCTCGAACCGGGTCGAAAGCTCCCAGGTGCGTTCGACGAGGATTTCCTCGTCGGATTCGGTGCGTTTCGCCCGGCGCTTGCCATCCGGCGGCAAGCTCATCTGCATGTGATACAAGTCGCGCTCCCACATGCGGCACCGGAAACGGCGCTTGCGCGTCGTGTCCTGGAAGAGTTCGACGCGCGTCGGCAGGAAATGACGCCCGACAACCAGGTCGAATTCGAGCGTGACGATGAGTTTGAAGACGTCGCTGGTGACCGCCGGGTGTTGGATTTTCATGAGGGGGTTTGAAAAGGTCTAACGCTTCAGCTTCTTCTCCAGGATTTCTCCCGCGAGACCAGGATTCGCCTTGCCTTTGCTCAGCTTCATGACCTGGCCCTTTAAGAAGTTGAGCGCGGCGGCTTTGCCGGCGCGAAAATCTTCCGCGACCTTGGGGTTTGCGGCGATGGCGTCGTCGCAAAATTTTTCAATGGCTCCAGTATCGCTCACTTGAGCCAGGCCTTCGCGATCGACGATGGCGCGCGGGGACTCACCGGCGGCGAACATTTTGGTGAAGACATCCTGGGCGATCTTGCTGCTGATCCTTCCGCTTTCCACCAGATCCACGAGTTCGAGGAGACAAGCCGGCTGGAACTTCAAATCGTCCAGCGCAGTTTGGGTCTCGCTGAGTTTCGCCCGCAGATTGTTGATGACCCAGTTGGCCAGCGCTTTGGGGTTCTTCGCTTGCTGGGCAACCGCCGCGAAATAATTCCCTAGAGGAACATCCCAAACGAAAGTCTGGCCGTCGGCTGCCGGCAAGTGATAATCGCGCATGAACCGTTGCTTGCGCGCCAGCGGCAGTTCCACCACGCGCCGCCGCACGTCATTCAGCCACGCGTCCGCCGGAGCGAACGGCATCAGGTCCGGCTCCGGGAAGTAACGATAGTCATGCGCCATTTCTTTGCTGCGCATGCTTTCGGTGACGCCCGCGACGTCGTCCCAGCGCCGCGTTTCCTGGGTGAGTTTGCCGCCGCCGTTCAGGACGGCGATCTGCCGCGGGATTTCGTATTCCAGGGCGCGACGAACGCCGCTGAAGCTGTTCATGTTTTTGATTTCGATCTTCGCGCCCAACTCCGGCGCGCCGCGTGGCCGGACGCTCACATTGACGTCGCATCGCACCATGCCTTTTTCCATGTCGCAATCGCTCACCCCGCCATACACGAGAATATCTTTCAGCGCGTTGAGGTATTCATAGGCCATGTCCGCGCTCGTGAGGTCCGGTTCCGATACAATCTCCAGGAGCGGGACACCGGCGCGGTTGAAATCCACACCGCTGTGGCGCTCGAAATGGAAGTTCTTGCCCACGTCCTCTTCGAGGTGAGCCCGGGTAATTCGGACGCGCGCAATCGTCCCATCGAACTCGAAGTCCACGTAGCCGCCGACGTTGGACGGCCGGTCGTATTGCGTGATCTGGTAGTTCTTGGGCATGTCGGGGTAGAAATAATTCTTCCGATCGAACTTGGCCTGAGGCGCGGCGGCGGAATTCAGGAGCATGCCCGTGAGGACGGTCAGGCGCAGGGCCTCTTCGTTGGCGACAGGGAGGACTCCCGGCAGTCCGAGGCACACCGGGCAGACGTGGGTGTTTGGCGGCGCGCCGAATTCATTGCCGCACCCGCACCACATCTTCGACTTCGTTTTGAGTTGGACATGCGTTTCCAGCCCGATGACCGCTTCGTAATCCATAGTCAGCGGCAGGATTTAACCACGGATGAAGGCGGCGCGGCAACGTGAGAGTAATCAGTGGTGTATGCCCTCAGTTGAGAGTGGGGTGAGACTCCTGCCGGGCCAATGCCATCGAAGAAAGCTGCGCAGGAGCGTCGCCGCACCATCGTTAACTGAGGGGATACGAAACGCGTTTGACTTTCGTTTCTTGGCCCGGACAATGCCTTTGAGTTCCCGTGAAAACCAGGAAGCGCCAAGCCATCGAGCCCGCCGCCTTCACTTTGATCGAACTGCTCGTGGTCATTGCCATCATCGCCATCCTGGCGAGCTTGCTCATGCCGGCGCTGGCGCGAGCCAAAGGCAAAGCGCCGCGCATCCAGTGCGTCAGCCAATTGCGGCAGGTTGGGTTCGCGATGCGGTCATTCGCCAACGAACACCGCGACACGTTTCCTCCGCAGGTTGAGATCGCCGACGGCGGAACGCGGACGCTGTCCGATCCGTGAGCGCATTTCGCGGTGTTGTCGAACGAACTGACCACCCCGCGAATTCTGTTTTGTCCGAGCGACAAGGAGAAGAAAGCGGCGTCGGACTTTTCGCACCTCGCGGGCGGCTTCACTTCGCCCACCAATCGGAACAAAACCCTCAGTTATTTCGTCGGCACCCATGCTTATTCCCAGCAATCGCAAACCCTTTTGGCAGGCGACCGAAACGTTACCAACGGACTGCGCCAACTCGAAACGTGCCGGCCGGCCAACCTTTCAAGTGGCGCGATGTCGCTGGATCCCCGGCGGTCCACTGATATTCGATGGACACCGCTGTTGCACCGGAATGTCGGGAACATTTGCCTCGCGGACGGCAGCATTTTCATGGCAACGCAAGCGCGCCTGCGAGCGCATGTCATTCACGATCCCGTCGGCGGCGATCCGAATGGCCGGAACCATGTACTCGTGCCGTGAAACGTTACTTGGACCTGGAAAGAGCATTTCGCCCACGAAACACGCGAAACACACGAATCGAAACGTTTTACTGGAATCGAAGGAACCTATTGGCGTGCGTTCGCGGTTGGCCTGAATCCCATTTATGAATCGCAGACACTTCATCGTCACTGCCGCCGGCGCCGCCGCAGGGGCCGGCTCTTCCCCGTTGACCTCAGCCCAACCTTCTCTAAACCGCAACCCGGTTCTCATGAAGGTCGGCTGCCAGAGCGGCCCGACCTCCGACAAACGGCTCCAATTCTTCGCGCGCCACGGCGTGAAGAACATTTGCGGCATCCCGGAGGAATCGAAGGAACTCGGCTACCCAACCGTGGAGCAGCTCCTGCAACTCAAAGAAGGAGCAGCCAAGTGGGACATCAGCATCGACCTGCTCACGCCGTCCTTCCTGGCTTCGAGCCACATCGACCGAACCCCGCGCCCGGCGATCATGCTCGGCCAGAGCCCGGAGCGCGACCGGGACATCGAGCGCTTTCAAAACATTATCCGAAATTGCGCCAAAGCTGGCATCCCGGCCGTCAAATACAACATGAGCATCCTCGGGGTTCTCCGCACGGGGCGGACGCCAGGCCGCGGCGGTTCAAGCTATAGCACCTGGCGGCTCAAGGACGCCCAACCCAGAACGCCACTCACCCGCGCCGGGCAAATCACGGCGGACATTTACTGGGAGCGCATCGCGTATTTCCTGGAGCGCGTGGTCCCGGTCGCCAACGAATACAAAGTCCGAATCGCTTGTCATCCTCACGATCCGGGTGTGCCGCCCGTCACCGGTTATCAAGGCGTGGATGCGGTTCTCGGCACGGTGGACGGCTTGAAGAAATTCATTTCGATTCAGGAGAGTCCGTACCACGGTTTGAATTTCTGCCAGGGCACCGTCTCTGAAATGCTTCAGGATCCGGGGAACGAAATCTTCGACGTCATTCGCTACTTCGGCTCCCGGCAAAAAATCTTCAACGTCCACTTCCGCAATATCCGGGGCCGACGGGACGATTTCATGGAAGTGTACCCAGACGAAGGCGACATCGATTTCGTCAAGGCGATCCGGGTGTACAAAGAGATCGAATATCCTTACATGCTGATGCCGGACCACGTCCCGCAGCACCCGGACGATCCCGGAGGCAACCAGGCGTTCGCGTTCTGCTACGGATACATCCGTGCGCTGATCCAGGCCGTGAGTCAGATAGCCTGAGTCTTCGGTTCCTCGCTGTCTTTGGGGCTGCTCTCTTCCCCACGAACCTGCTTCAATCAGGCGAAAAGTTCCGGCAAGGAAATCTCGACACCGACCGCCTCATCGCGCATCACGCCGGAAGTATGGGCACGCTTGCCTGCGGCATTGAAGATGGTGACGACCTCAGTCGCCGGTTCCACGAGCCAACAGGATTTCACGGCCTGGCGAAGATACTCGCGGATCTTGTCCACCAGCGGCTGAAGATTCTGCTTGGGTGAGAGGATTTCTATCACCAACAGCGGCGGGATATCGACTTCATCCTCGTCGCTATCCCAATCCACCTTCAGGACGCCCTTCGGGTAAAGACAGATATCCGGGATGGTCTGCCACCCGTTGAGATTCAAGGAGAGTTGCTGGTGGATCGTGAAGCGAGAGGAGAGGGGCAACCCATAAAGACGGCCCTCCTCCGCCCAGCCCTCTCCTCCCTTACCCGGGAAGAGAGGGAGTTACCCGAAGCTCGTCCTCGGTTCATGAACTGCGTTCTCGCGAACGCAGCTAAGGGTCTGTGCAAAAATAACTTCCGGTTTTGGCGGGAGCGCCGCCTGGCCGGATGCAAGGCGCGAGGAGGGAGCATCCCCGTTTTGGGGCTGTGACCGACGAGCAACGCCGCAGCCGGCCAGGCGCCGCCCCGCCCCGGAGGGCTGGGGCTACTTCTTTGTTCCCTTGGCCTTCTTCGCTTTTTCTTCCTCAATCGCAGCTTGCGCGGCCGCAAGTCTTGCGACGGGCACGCGGAAAGGCGAGCAACTCACGTAGTTCAGCCCGATGCGGTGGCAGAATTTCACGCTGTCGGGGTCGCCGCCGTGTTCGCCGCAAATGCCGAGCTTGATCTCCGGGCGCGTTCCCCTGCCCTTCTCGACAGCAATCTTCATGAGTTGGCCAACGCCAGTCTGGTCGATCGAGGCAAAAGGATTCTTCTTCACAATCTCCAGCTCGCCGTATTTGGGCAGGAATGAACCCGAATCGTCGCGGCTCATCCCCAGGCAAGTCTGCGTGAGATCGTTCGTCCCGAAGCTGAAGAATTCTGCCGTCTGGGCAATCTCATCGGCCGTGAGCGCGCCGCGAGGAATTTCAATCATCGTGCCGACCAGATAACTCAGCTTGGTTTTCTTTTCCTTCATCACTTCCTGAGCGACGCGATGGACGGCTTCGACCTGGAGATCAAGCTCCTTCTTGAAGCCCACGAGCGGGATCATGACCTCGGGCCGCACTTTGAGGCCTTTCTTCTGCACGTCAGCCGCGGCTTCGAAGATCGCGCGCGCCTGCATCTCGGTGATTTCCGAATAAATGATCCCCAGCCGGCAACCGCGGAAACCAAGCATGGGATTGAACTCGTGCAGTTCTTTGACGCGCT
Coding sequences:
- the mpl gene encoding UDP-N-acetylmuramate:L-alanyl-gamma-D-glutamyl-meso-diaminopimelate ligase, with product MFSGVRSVHFSGIGGTAMASVAAAMQEKGFQVSGSDQNVYPPMSIFLAEKKIEVIAGYSEANLKHKPDLVVIGNALSRGNPEVEAVLDHKMRYCSLPELLKEFFLRGKRSIVVAGTHGKTTTTALLTWVFESNGFRPSFLIGGISNNLGQGARFTDSEWFIVEGDEYDTAFFDKRSKFVHYLPEVAILNNLEFDHADIFENLAAIQTSFKRLINLVPRNGLLLGNGDDPNLAPLLHVNHCPVKRFGLGEENSVHAFNLRLGATASQFEIPSFKFHLNLIGEFNVRNALAVVACAKHYGLKNSQIQTAFDTFRGVKRRMEVRGISAGITVIDDFGHHPTAIRETLRALRLKYAGQKIWAVFEPRSNTTRRNVFQSDLVHAFADADAVVVSQVARLEMLSPNERLNPEQLIQDLCAKGKATVYLSDVEAIVNHVAKGAQGGDVVCVFSNGGFGGIHAKLLERLGKLPTKPLLR
- the gatB gene encoding Asp-tRNA(Asn)/Glu-tRNA(Gln) amidotransferase subunit GatB → MDYEAVIGLETHVQLKTKSKMWCGCGNEFGAPPNTHVCPVCLGLPGVLPVANEEALRLTVLTGMLLNSAAAPQAKFDRKNYFYPDMPKNYQITQYDRPSNVGGYVDFEFDGTIARVRITRAHLEEDVGKNFHFERHSGVDFNRAGVPLLEIVSEPDLTSADMAYEYLNALKDILVYGGVSDCDMEKGMVRCDVNVSVRPRGAPELGAKIEIKNMNSFSGVRRALEYEIPRQIAVLNGGGKLTQETRRWDDVAGVTESMRSKEMAHDYRYFPEPDLMPFAPADAWLNDVRRRVVELPLARKQRFMRDYHLPAADGQTFVWDVPLGNYFAAVAQQAKNPKALANWVINNLRAKLSETQTALDDLKFQPACLLELVDLVESGRISSKIAQDVFTKMFAAGESPRAIVDREGLAQVSDTGAIEKFCDDAIAANPKVAEDFRAGKAAALNFLKGQVMKLSKGKANPGLAGEILEKKLKR
- a CDS encoding type II secretion system protein; the encoded protein is MKTRKRQAIEPAAFTLIELLVVIAIIAILASLLMPALARAKGKAPRIQCVSQLRQVGFAMRSFANEHRDTFPPQVEIADGGTRTLSDP
- a CDS encoding TIM barrel protein, which codes for MNRRHFIVTAAGAAAGAGSSPLTSAQPSLNRNPVLMKVGCQSGPTSDKRLQFFARHGVKNICGIPEESKELGYPTVEQLLQLKEGAAKWDISIDLLTPSFLASSHIDRTPRPAIMLGQSPERDRDIERFQNIIRNCAKAGIPAVKYNMSILGVLRTGRTPGRGGSSYSTWRLKDAQPRTPLTRAGQITADIYWERIAYFLERVVPVANEYKVRIACHPHDPGVPPVTGYQGVDAVLGTVDGLKKFISIQESPYHGLNFCQGTVSEMLQDPGNEIFDVIRYFGSRQKIFNVHFRNIRGRRDDFMEVYPDEGDIDFVKAIRVYKEIEYPYMLMPDHVPQHPDDPGGNQAFAFCYGYIRALIQAVSQIA
- a CDS encoding Uma2 family endonuclease, encoding MPLSSRFTIHQQLSLNLNGWQTIPDICLYPKGVLKVDWDSDEDEVDIPPLLVIEILSPKQNLQPLVDKIREYLRQAVKSCWLVEPATEVVTIFNAAGKRAHTSGVMRDEAVGVEISLPELFA